A section of the Constrictibacter sp. MBR-5 genome encodes:
- a CDS encoding Fe(3+) ABC transporter substrate-binding protein has translation MKTLKRSTTITLAATLLAGTTAIASAAEVNIYSARHYQTDEQLYNGFTEATGIKINRIEDDSDKLISRIEAEGRNSPADILVTVDAGRLWRAEEKGIFADTSSETLTKRIPSSLRHPDGEYFGFSKRARLIFFNKAEMKDPPKTYEALADPKYKGEICIRSSSNMYNLSLMASMIEAHGEEKALEWAKGVVANMARAPKGGDTDQIRAAAAGECGIAVANHYYFIRLMTSDKSADQDVVKAMGVVFPNQDDRGTHVNISGAGVLKHAPNKENAVKFLEYLASDKAQQYFAVGNYEYPVVETVKPAEVVADLGHDFKQDPVNVSAYGRNQAQAQKLLDQAGWK, from the coding sequence ATGAAGACCCTGAAACGCTCCACGACGATCACGCTCGCCGCGACGCTGCTCGCCGGTACGACGGCCATCGCTTCCGCCGCCGAGGTCAACATCTACTCGGCACGGCATTACCAGACCGACGAGCAGCTCTATAACGGCTTCACCGAAGCCACCGGCATCAAGATCAACCGGATCGAGGACGACAGCGACAAGCTGATCTCGCGGATCGAGGCCGAGGGGCGCAACAGCCCGGCCGACATCCTCGTCACCGTCGACGCCGGACGGCTCTGGCGTGCCGAGGAGAAGGGCATCTTCGCCGACACCTCCTCGGAAACGCTGACGAAGCGGATCCCGTCGTCGCTGCGCCATCCCGACGGCGAATATTTCGGCTTCTCGAAGCGCGCCCGGCTGATCTTCTTCAACAAGGCGGAGATGAAGGATCCGCCGAAGACCTACGAGGCGCTCGCCGATCCGAAGTACAAGGGCGAGATCTGCATCCGCTCCAGCTCCAACATGTACAACCTGTCGCTGATGGCCTCGATGATCGAGGCGCACGGCGAGGAGAAGGCGCTGGAGTGGGCCAAGGGGGTCGTCGCCAACATGGCGCGCGCACCGAAGGGCGGCGACACCGACCAGATCAGGGCCGCCGCCGCGGGCGAGTGCGGCATCGCGGTCGCCAACCACTATTATTTCATCCGGCTGATGACGTCGGACAAGTCGGCCGACCAGGACGTGGTCAAGGCCATGGGCGTCGTCTTCCCGAACCAGGACGACCGCGGCACCCACGTCAACATCTCCGGCGCCGGCGTGCTGAAGCACGCGCCGAACAAGGAGAATGCCGTCAAGTTCCTGGAGTATCTGGCCAGTGACAAGGCCCAGCAATACTTCGCCGTCGGCAACTACGAGTATCCGGTGGTCGAAACGGTGAAGCCGGCCGAGGTGGTCGCCGACCTGGGCCACGACTTCAAGCAGGACCCGGTGAACGTCAGCGCCTATGGCCGCAACCAGGCCCAGGCGCAGAAGCTGCTCGACCAGGCCGGCTGGAAGTAA